A window of Shewanella mesophila contains these coding sequences:
- the flhB gene encoding flagellar biosynthesis protein FlhB, which produces MAENDSSQEKTEEATPRRREQAREKGQVARSKELGTSAVLMSAAVGFAMLGPDLGAALVRLMEKLFTMDRAAIFDTNSMFNVWQVVGSELAIPMASFIGFLALVAFLGNVVIGGITFSVKAFMPKGSKMNPMSGFKRMFGVQALVELTKGIAKFSVVAIMAYLLLRYYFFDILTLSQGHLPSNVYNALDLLVWMFIILCSSTVIIVVIDVPFQIWNHNKQLRMTKQEIKDEYKDTEGQPEVKGRVRQMQREMAQRRMMTEVPNADVIVVNPEHYAVAVKYDSTKAAAPYVLAKGVDEVAFKIREIAREHDVAIVSAPPLARAIYHTTKIEQEIPEGLFTAVAQVLAYVFQLRQYQQKGGKRPTPIPQNQPIPDELKY; this is translated from the coding sequence ATGGCTGAGAATGATTCTAGTCAAGAAAAAACCGAAGAGGCCACCCCCAGGAGGCGTGAACAAGCGCGAGAGAAAGGTCAGGTTGCTCGTTCCAAAGAGCTAGGCACTTCTGCGGTATTGATGTCGGCGGCAGTCGGCTTTGCCATGCTTGGTCCCGATCTTGGGGCTGCGCTAGTCAGGCTGATGGAAAAGCTATTCACTATGGATAGGGCTGCCATTTTTGATACTAACAGCATGTTTAATGTATGGCAGGTCGTGGGCAGTGAGCTTGCTATTCCGATGGCCAGTTTTATCGGCTTCTTAGCGCTTGTTGCATTTTTAGGCAATGTAGTTATTGGTGGGATCACTTTCTCTGTTAAGGCTTTTATGCCTAAGGGAAGTAAGATGAACCCTATGAGTGGCTTTAAACGTATGTTTGGTGTTCAAGCCTTAGTCGAGTTGACTAAAGGGATCGCTAAGTTTTCAGTGGTTGCTATCATGGCATACCTTCTTCTACGTTACTATTTTTTCGATATTTTAACTCTGTCTCAAGGTCATCTTCCGAGCAATGTTTATAATGCGCTAGACCTATTAGTTTGGATGTTTATTATTCTTTGTTCATCCACAGTTATCATTGTCGTTATCGATGTTCCCTTTCAAATTTGGAACCATAACAAACAATTACGTATGACCAAACAAGAAATTAAAGACGAATATAAAGATACTGAGGGCCAACCTGAGGTTAAAGGTCGGGTGCGTCAAATGCAGCGGGAAATGGCTCAGCGCCGTATGATGACTGAGGTGCCTAATGCTGATGTCATCGTGGTTAACCCCGAGCATTATGCCGTTGCTGTTAAGTATGACTCTACAAAGGCCGCAGCACCTTATGTGTTAGCCAAAGGCGTTGATGAGGTGGCGTTTAAGATCAGAGAAATCGCCAGAGAGCATGATGTCGCCATTGTATCGGCGCCGCCGCTAGCAAGAGCGATATATCATACGACTAAGATAGAGCAAGAGATCCCTGAAGGTCTGTTTACTGCGGTCGCTCAGGTACTCGCTTATGTGTTCCAATTAAGACAATATCAGCAAAAGGGGGGCAAACGCCCGACCCCGATCCCGCAAAATCAGCCTATTCCCGATGAATTGAAATATTAA
- the fliR gene encoding flagellar biosynthetic protein FliR yields the protein MEILMSTIMQTLSAYMWPLYRVSSMLMVMAVFGANTTPVRVRLLLAVAITFAIAPVLPVNTDVDLFSLSAVFVTAQQILIGVTMGFVTLLIMQTFVLTGQIIGMQTSLGFASMVDPSSGQQTPVIGNFFLLLTTMIFLAVDGHLVLIRMLVASFDTIPVSTQGISIASYRMLAEWGAYMFGAALTMSISAIVALLLINLSFGVMTRASPQLNIFAIGFPVTMVSGLIILWLTLTPIMAHFDEVWHSAQLLLCNILELQCSTDGSF from the coding sequence ATGGAAATCTTGATGTCCACCATAATGCAGACATTGTCAGCATATATGTGGCCCCTTTACCGCGTCTCGAGCATGCTCATGGTGATGGCGGTGTTTGGCGCCAATACTACGCCTGTAAGGGTTCGACTGTTACTTGCCGTTGCCATCACATTTGCGATAGCCCCAGTTTTACCCGTCAATACCGATGTTGACTTGTTCTCATTGTCGGCGGTTTTTGTTACTGCGCAACAGATCTTGATCGGTGTGACAATGGGTTTTGTGACCCTGCTTATCATGCAAACATTTGTGCTGACAGGGCAGATTATTGGTATGCAGACTAGTTTAGGTTTTGCCTCTATGGTCGATCCTAGCTCGGGCCAACAAACGCCGGTTATTGGTAACTTTTTTCTGTTATTGACGACGATGATCTTTCTTGCTGTCGATGGTCACCTTGTATTGATCCGTATGCTAGTCGCAAGCTTCGATACCATTCCCGTATCGACTCAGGGCATCTCTATCGCGAGTTATCGTATGCTGGCTGAATGGGGCGCGTATATGTTTGGCGCGGCATTGACTATGTCTATCTCGGCTATCGTTGCCTTGCTGCTAATTAACCTCTCCTTCGGTGTTATGACGAGAGCTTCACCACAGTTGAATATTTTTGCTATCGGTTTCCCGGTAACCATGGTCAGCGGTTTGATCATCTTATGGTTAACATTGACACCAATCATGGCGCATTTTGATGAGGTTTGGCATTCGGCACAATTATTGCTCTGTAATATTCTTGAGTTGCAGTGCAGTACGGATGGGAGTTTCTGA
- a CDS encoding flagellar biosynthetic protein FliQ: MSPEALIDIFREALSVIVTIVSMIIVPGLVIGLVVAVFQAATSINEQTLSFLPRLLTTLFALMFLGHLLVQTMMEFFFEMVNMIPMVIG, encoded by the coding sequence ATGTCACCCGAAGCCCTCATTGATATTTTTCGTGAAGCCCTATCGGTTATCGTGACCATAGTGTCGATGATCATTGTGCCGGGTTTGGTTATCGGTCTCGTTGTTGCGGTTTTTCAGGCGGCGACATCGATTAACGAACAGACATTGAGCTTCCTGCCGCGCCTGCTTACTACATTATTTGCATTGATGTTCTTAGGCCACTTATTGGTCCAAACCATGATGGAGTTTTTCTTCGAAATGGTGAACATGATCCCTATGGTCATAGGCTAG
- the fliP gene encoding flagellar type III secretion system pore protein FliP (The bacterial flagellar biogenesis protein FliP forms a type III secretion system (T3SS)-type pore required for flagellar assembly.), translating to MKWIIILASLFIAFLTPEFAWAQDGILPAVTVTTGPDGSTQYSVTMQILLLMTALSFLPAMVIMLTSFTRIIVVLSILRQAIGLQQTPSNQVLIGMSLFMTFFIMAPVFDKIYDNAVKPYIDETLTIDQAFDTGKGPLREFMLAQTRITDLQTFVEISGYKNIQSPEEAPMSVLIPAFITSELKTAFQIGFMLFVPFLVLDLVVASILMAMGMMMLSPMIVSLPFKIMLFVLVDGWSLVMGTLANSFGI from the coding sequence ATGAAGTGGATTATAATCTTAGCGAGTTTATTTATTGCATTTTTAACTCCGGAGTTTGCCTGGGCACAAGATGGCATCTTACCGGCTGTGACCGTGACAACAGGGCCAGATGGCTCGACTCAGTACTCTGTGACCATGCAGATCTTATTGCTGATGACGGCACTGAGCTTCTTGCCTGCGATGGTCATTATGTTGACATCATTTACCCGAATCATTGTGGTGTTATCAATCTTGCGCCAAGCCATTGGCTTGCAGCAGACGCCGTCTAATCAAGTGCTGATCGGCATGAGTCTATTTATGACTTTCTTCATCATGGCACCGGTATTTGACAAAATTTATGATAATGCAGTTAAGCCCTATATCGACGAGACATTGACCATAGATCAGGCCTTCGATACCGGAAAAGGGCCTCTGCGAGAGTTTATGTTGGCTCAAACGCGGATCACCGATCTACAAACCTTTGTCGAGATCTCTGGCTATAAGAATATTCAATCGCCAGAAGAGGCGCCCATGAGTGTGTTGATCCCTGCATTTATAACGAGTGAATTAAAAACAGCCTTCCAAATTGGTTTTATGTTATTCGTCCCATTTTTAGTACTCGATCTCGTCGTGGCGAGTATTCTGATGGCCATGGGTATGATGATGTTGTCACCTATGATTGTGTCATTGCCCTTTAAAATCATGCTGTTTGTACTGGTTGATGGTTGGAGTTTAGTCATGGGCACCTTAGCAAACAGTTTTGGGATTTAG
- the fliO gene encoding flagellar biosynthetic protein FliO, with protein sequence MGMSSLMATALSSSATQATVEREPALTTMSNMLGGLIIVLGLIFLLAYLVKRLKLVPTSHGVLKTLAVTPLGQREKMVLVEVDGQQYLLGVTSQQVTLIDKLDNPIKVEQDSFASRLRQAKSSQS encoded by the coding sequence ATGGGAATGTCATCCTTGATGGCAACTGCGCTAAGCAGTAGCGCTACACAGGCGACAGTAGAGCGTGAACCCGCCCTAACAACTATGTCTAATATGTTGGGTGGTTTGATTATCGTACTTGGGCTGATCTTTTTACTTGCCTATCTAGTTAAGCGGTTAAAGCTGGTGCCTACTAGCCACGGGGTGCTAAAAACCTTAGCGGTAACACCACTCGGCCAGCGAGAGAAGATGGTCTTAGTCGAGGTCGATGGTCAACAGTATCTGCTCGGTGTTACCAGTCAACAAGTCACACTTATCGATAAACTCGATAATCCTATTAAAGTAGAACAAGACTCCTTTGCGAGCCGTCTACGTCAAGCAAAGTCATCACAATCATGA
- the fliN gene encoding flagellar motor switch protein FliN, whose translation MSTEDTGDDWAAAMAEQAIEEAQAVELDELADSSKPLTEEEAAKLDTIMDIPVTISMEVGRSFINIRNLLQLNQGSVVELDRVAGEPLDVMVNGTLIAHGEVVVVNDKFGIRLTDVISQTERIKKLK comes from the coding sequence ATGAGCACAGAAGATACTGGTGATGATTGGGCTGCTGCAATGGCTGAGCAAGCGATCGAAGAAGCTCAGGCGGTAGAATTAGATGAACTTGCTGATAGTTCAAAACCTTTGACCGAAGAGGAAGCCGCTAAGTTAGATACGATTATGGATATTCCTGTCACTATTTCGATGGAAGTCGGGCGCAGTTTTATCAATATTCGTAACTTGTTGCAATTGAATCAAGGCTCTGTGGTCGAGCTTGATCGCGTTGCCGGTGAACCATTAGATGTGATGGTAAACGGTACTCTAATAGCCCATGGCGAAGTGGTTGTGGTAAACGATAAGTTTGGTATTCGCCTAACGGATGTAATTAGCCAAACTGAGCGAATTAAAAAGCTCAAGTAG
- the fliM gene encoding flagellar motor switch protein FliM has product MSDLLSQDEIDALLHGVDDVEEDDIGDAGLDARSYDFSSQDRIVRGRMPTLEIVNERFARHLRISMFNMMRRSAEVSINGVQMLKFGEYVHTLFVPTSLNMVRFSPLKGTALITMEARLVFILVDNFFGGDGRFHAKIEGREFTPTERRIVQLLLKIIFEDYKEAWAPVMDVEFDYLDSEVNPAMANIVSPTEVVVVSSFHIEVDGGGGDFHITMPYSMIEPIRELLDAGVQSDTQDTDMRWSQALKDEIMDVEVGMDATIVEKKISLKDVLGFKAGDIIPIEMPEYIVLRVEDLPTYRCKLGRSRENLALNIREKIPRPETVKSELQLVRKKSKAKEISNI; this is encoded by the coding sequence GTGAGTGATCTATTAAGCCAAGACGAAATTGATGCGTTGTTGCATGGTGTCGATGACGTTGAAGAGGATGATATTGGTGACGCAGGGCTAGATGCGCGCTCTTATGACTTCTCTTCGCAAGATCGTATCGTCCGCGGACGGATGCCGACACTCGAGATTGTGAATGAGCGATTTGCGCGGCATTTGCGAATTAGCATGTTTAACATGATGCGCCGCAGCGCCGAAGTGTCGATTAACGGCGTGCAGATGCTTAAATTTGGTGAGTACGTACACACGCTATTTGTACCAACAAGTTTGAATATGGTGCGCTTTAGTCCGTTAAAAGGGACTGCGCTGATCACCATGGAAGCGCGCTTGGTATTTATTTTAGTGGATAACTTTTTTGGTGGCGATGGTCGCTTTCATGCCAAGATCGAAGGGCGTGAATTTACTCCGACAGAGCGTCGTATAGTACAGTTGCTACTAAAGATCATTTTTGAAGATTATAAAGAAGCTTGGGCGCCAGTAATGGACGTTGAGTTTGATTATTTAGACTCAGAAGTTAACCCAGCAATGGCCAATATTGTTAGTCCTACGGAAGTGGTCGTCGTTAGCTCATTTCATATTGAAGTCGATGGTGGTGGTGGTGATTTTCATATCACCATGCCCTATTCGATGATTGAGCCAATCCGTGAACTGCTCGACGCTGGTGTGCAGAGTGATACTCAAGATACCGATATGCGTTGGTCGCAGGCGTTGAAAGATGAGATCATGGATGTGGAAGTCGGGATGGATGCCACTATTGTTGAGAAGAAAATATCTTTAAAAGATGTGCTGGGCTTTAAAGCGGGCGATATAATCCCTATCGAAATGCCTGAATATATTGTGTTGCGTGTTGAAGATTTACCAACATACCGCTGTAAGTTAGGTCGCTCACGAGAGAATCTAGCGTTGAATATCAGAGAGAAAATTCCACGACCTGAAACGGTGAAGTCGGAACTACAGCTGGTCAGGAAAAAAAGCAAGGCGAAAGAGATTAGCAATATTTAG
- the fliL gene encoding flagellar basal body-associated protein FliL encodes MAEEESLELEENVAPKSKKKLIIFGAIGLVVILVVVGALWFFLGSSEPQTEDMNGESQTEQTEPVNSREAFYVGMPRPFLFNLPGQSRSRIVEIKVQLMVRGSDDDVLIKKHIPLIEDALLTTFSSADVQKMSSLAGKDELRQLALLNVQNTLQPVTGRKVVEKVLFTGFVMQ; translated from the coding sequence ATGGCTGAAGAAGAATCGTTAGAACTTGAAGAAAACGTGGCACCCAAAAGCAAGAAGAAATTGATCATATTTGGCGCTATCGGTCTTGTGGTGATTCTGGTCGTAGTGGGAGCATTATGGTTCTTTCTTGGGTCAAGTGAACCACAAACCGAAGACATGAATGGTGAGTCTCAGACTGAGCAAACGGAACCTGTTAACAGCAGAGAAGCCTTCTATGTTGGTATGCCAAGGCCATTTTTGTTTAATCTTCCTGGTCAAAGTCGTTCACGCATCGTTGAAATTAAAGTGCAATTAATGGTTCGTGGCTCAGATGATGACGTATTGATAAAGAAACATATCCCGCTGATTGAAGATGCATTATTAACTACTTTTAGTAGTGCAGATGTGCAAAAAATGAGTTCGTTAGCTGGCAAAGATGAATTACGGCAATTAGCACTGCTGAATGTGCAAAACACCTTACAGCCAGTTACTGGACGTAAGGTTGTTGAAAAGGTGCTATTTACTGGGTTTGTAATGCAATGA
- a CDS encoding flagellar hook-length control protein FliK encodes MPQMNTVLLPTVEASTEKQMVQSNKSDSNSSENKDFSLALAEASSPKRSVSTNEKAGSDLDKLDVISNEPVDDAQEESDDVSNVLAQINLAAQFAEDESVAADGGQLPLANAELIEPEFEVDQEDLGQAASQQYASDKVGLIKITLPDETDGISLSDDVPLEDVPLDDETNRFPNKNLIDQLTPTQLDSLVKQTGLDKDQLIELPPQMLQALLVEVDKFALQGFDQKSMPTELKSLIEQANKLISELDAKAPGVEKGREQIDLNLAINASVTDKPLAAEKVTSDPVLPISKARDPASVLGTSTEGKAILGDVNSDLAVKSALSPEQSLAQTGKTAQAAQANTVTNGVDLNSAKLSVTMAADADGIDAIGTQLSDPKPTNQGMNVATNIRTETPAQYQVSIKPNGEPAQHIQEMIQKFSPVMQQQLLTMVKQGVQHAEIRLDPPELGHMMVRIQVQGDQTQVQFQVMQHQTKDLVEQAIPRLRELLAEQGMQLSDSHVSQEGSNHQQGESEGNHGHGHSLGSDMDEISAEESVFASNSTTSYRSGIDYYA; translated from the coding sequence ATGCCACAAATGAATACTGTACTGTTACCTACAGTCGAGGCTAGTACCGAAAAGCAAATGGTGCAGTCAAATAAGTCGGATTCTAACTCCTCTGAAAATAAAGACTTTTCTTTAGCCTTGGCTGAGGCATCTTCTCCCAAACGATCAGTTAGTACGAACGAGAAAGCTGGCAGTGATCTCGATAAGCTTGATGTCATTTCTAATGAACCAGTAGATGACGCTCAGGAAGAGAGTGATGATGTTTCCAATGTTTTGGCGCAAATAAATCTTGCAGCACAGTTTGCCGAAGATGAGTCTGTTGCCGCCGACGGCGGACAATTGCCGCTGGCCAATGCTGAGCTAATCGAGCCAGAATTTGAAGTTGATCAAGAGGATTTAGGGCAGGCCGCTTCACAACAGTATGCGAGTGACAAAGTTGGCTTAATCAAGATCACGCTGCCCGATGAGACCGATGGCATATCGCTATCTGATGACGTTCCACTTGAAGACGTTCCACTTGATGATGAGACCAACAGATTCCCGAATAAAAATTTAATTGATCAGCTAACACCAACTCAACTTGATAGCCTTGTCAAGCAGACAGGGTTAGACAAGGACCAACTGATTGAGCTTCCACCGCAAATGCTACAAGCATTGTTGGTCGAAGTAGATAAGTTTGCGCTGCAAGGATTCGATCAAAAATCTATGCCTACAGAGCTGAAATCTCTTATCGAGCAAGCAAATAAGCTGATTAGTGAGCTTGATGCGAAGGCTCCTGGAGTTGAAAAAGGCAGAGAGCAAATTGATCTCAATTTAGCCATCAACGCTTCGGTTACTGATAAGCCTTTGGCTGCAGAGAAAGTGACAAGTGATCCGGTATTGCCAATAAGTAAGGCTCGAGATCCCGCATCTGTGCTTGGAACATCGACTGAAGGTAAAGCTATTCTTGGCGATGTTAACAGTGATTTGGCTGTGAAATCAGCGTTATCGCCAGAGCAGAGTCTTGCTCAAACTGGGAAAACTGCTCAAGCCGCGCAAGCAAACACAGTGACTAATGGCGTTGATCTTAATAGTGCTAAGCTTTCGGTTACTATGGCCGCTGACGCAGATGGTATCGATGCGATAGGAACCCAATTGAGTGACCCTAAGCCTACAAATCAAGGGATGAATGTTGCGACCAATATTAGAACTGAAACGCCAGCGCAATACCAAGTTTCCATAAAGCCTAATGGCGAGCCTGCCCAACATATACAAGAGATGATTCAGAAGTTTTCCCCTGTTATGCAACAGCAGCTGTTGACCATGGTAAAACAAGGCGTGCAACATGCCGAAATTCGTCTTGATCCACCTGAGCTTGGCCATATGATGGTGCGAATTCAGGTGCAGGGCGATCAAACTCAGGTTCAATTTCAAGTCATGCAGCATCAAACCAAAGATCTTGTTGAACAGGCGATCCCCCGTTTGCGAGAGTTGTTAGCAGAGCAAGGTATGCAGCTCAGTGATAGTCATGTTTCACAAGAGGGAAGTAATCATCAGCAGGGAGAGTCTGAAGGCAATCATGGTCATGGGCACAGTTTGGGCTCTGATATGGATGAAATATCAGCAGAAGAAAGCGTATTCGCCTCTAATAGCACAACAAGTTATCGTTCAGGTATAGATTATTATGCATAA
- the fliJ gene encoding flagellar export protein FliJ encodes MAKHDPLDTVLKLALEAEEQAALQLKSAQLIHKKCQDQLTALQQYRLDYMKQMEQQQGHVISASNYHQFHQFIRQIDEAITKQLFAVAESDKQRLKGQQYWQGKQQKRKAVELLLEKKAVKRQLVELKQEQKLTDEFASQQFFRKRR; translated from the coding sequence ATGGCAAAGCATGACCCATTAGATACAGTGCTTAAGTTAGCCTTAGAGGCTGAAGAGCAGGCGGCTCTGCAGCTCAAGTCCGCACAGCTCATCCACAAGAAATGCCAAGATCAACTTACCGCATTGCAGCAATATCGCCTTGATTACATGAAACAGATGGAGCAGCAACAGGGTCATGTGATTAGCGCCAGTAATTATCATCAATTTCATCAGTTCATCCGTCAAATCGATGAGGCAATTACTAAGCAACTGTTTGCCGTCGCTGAGTCTGATAAGCAACGTTTGAAAGGACAGCAGTATTGGCAAGGCAAACAACAAAAGCGTAAAGCAGTGGAATTGCTACTGGAAAAAAAAGCAGTAAAACGTCAATTAGTCGAATTAAAACAGGAGCAGAAGCTAACAGACGAGTTTGCTTCACAGCAGTTCTTTAGAAAGCGAAGATGA
- the fliI gene encoding flagellar protein export ATPase FliI: MQSRQHQLLSKLKQHTQKVHPFIPDASGQLVRVVGLTLEATGCRAPVGSLCSIATMAGDLIAEVVGFDDELLYLMPIEELRGVMPGARVTPLGEQTGLNVGLGLLGRVLDGNGVPLDGLGQLHTDQKAPRHAAMINPLARRAITEPLDVGVRAINAMLTVGKGQRMGLFAGSGVGKSVLLGMMTRGTTADVIVVGLVGERGREVKEFIEEILGEEGRARSVVVAAPADTSPLMRLRACETSTRIAEYFRDLGYNVLLLMDSLTRYAQAQREIALAVGEPPATKGYPPSVFAKLPKLVERAGNGGAGQGSITAFYTVLTEGDDLQDPIADAARAILDGHIVLSRTLADSGHYPAIDVEASISRVAPMVISEAHLEATRRVKQMYSLYQQNRDLISIGAYTQGSDPRIDNAIRLQPAMNAFLRQTMKDAISFDSSAQMLGQLSAQCQV; this comes from the coding sequence ATGCAGAGCCGACAACACCAACTGCTGAGTAAGCTTAAGCAGCATACCCAGAAAGTTCATCCCTTTATACCTGATGCCAGTGGGCAGCTGGTGCGTGTGGTTGGCCTAACGCTTGAAGCGACTGGATGTCGAGCTCCTGTAGGCAGTTTATGTAGCATTGCCACCATGGCTGGTGATTTGATTGCCGAAGTCGTTGGGTTTGATGATGAGCTGCTCTATCTTATGCCGATTGAAGAGCTAAGAGGTGTCATGCCTGGCGCTCGTGTTACGCCATTAGGGGAGCAAACAGGGCTGAATGTCGGTTTAGGTTTGCTTGGTAGAGTGCTTGATGGTAACGGCGTACCACTAGATGGACTTGGACAACTTCATACCGATCAGAAGGCGCCGCGCCATGCCGCGATGATAAACCCGCTTGCAAGGCGAGCGATCACGGAACCATTGGATGTTGGGGTTCGCGCTATTAATGCCATGCTGACCGTTGGTAAAGGTCAGCGTATGGGCTTGTTTGCGGGCTCTGGTGTCGGTAAAAGTGTGCTGCTGGGAATGATGACTCGTGGCACCACAGCCGATGTTATCGTGGTCGGACTGGTGGGTGAGCGTGGCCGAGAAGTGAAAGAGTTTATCGAAGAAATTTTAGGTGAAGAGGGGCGTGCTCGTTCTGTTGTTGTTGCCGCGCCTGCTGATACGTCACCGTTAATGCGTCTTCGAGCCTGTGAGACATCCACTCGTATCGCTGAATATTTTCGCGATTTGGGTTACAACGTCCTGCTGCTGATGGATAGTTTGACACGCTATGCTCAGGCGCAGCGTGAAATTGCATTGGCGGTGGGAGAACCTCCTGCTACCAAAGGTTATCCGCCTTCGGTGTTTGCCAAGCTACCCAAGTTAGTTGAACGAGCTGGTAACGGTGGGGCTGGCCAAGGCTCAATTACTGCCTTTTATACGGTATTAACCGAAGGTGATGATCTACAAGATCCGATAGCCGATGCCGCTCGAGCCATTTTAGATGGTCATATCGTGCTGTCTCGGACGTTGGCCGACTCAGGTCATTATCCAGCTATAGATGTCGAGGCATCTATTAGTCGTGTGGCACCTATGGTGATATCTGAAGCACACCTAGAAGCGACTCGGCGCGTCAAGCAGATGTATTCTCTTTATCAGCAGAATCGCGATCTCATCTCAATCGGTGCTTATACCCAAGGCAGCGATCCGCGAATCGATAACGCAATCAGGTTACAACCGGCAATGAATGCATTTTTACGTCAAACGATGAAAGATGCCATTAGTTTTGACTCTAGCGCGCAGATGCTCGGTCAATTGAGTGCTCAGTGTCAGGTATAA
- the fliH gene encoding flagellar assembly protein FliH, which produces MMGKPADDHTPSDSQNADFSHWQLPDVTVVDESPKQNMFGRTVPQREVTEVEQQILPPTLAEIEAIRAEAEAEGFEQGQQQGYQEGLEKGRLTGLEQGHEEGYAQGKEQGYQQGLLDAQQSVKQFELLMQQLVAPLALVDTEIEQSLLNLSMTLAKAVIGHELKTHPEHILAALRQGIDALPLKEQGVHVRLHPDDLLIVEHLYDAQQLQKNRWELESDPSINPGECIINNTRSRVDMGLETRIKAVFENLVQSDNHLEQQKIQQQQELAQQSSKAKQTEALASESDPANTDPIENPSLAGDEPSEDMSSDAEGPQDAEPTTPTAE; this is translated from the coding sequence ATAATGGGTAAACCAGCGGACGACCATACACCGAGCGACTCGCAAAATGCTGACTTTAGCCATTGGCAGCTTCCCGATGTAACTGTGGTTGATGAATCGCCAAAGCAGAATATGTTTGGTCGTACTGTGCCCCAAAGAGAAGTCACCGAAGTTGAACAACAGATCTTGCCACCTACGTTAGCTGAGATCGAGGCTATTAGAGCCGAAGCCGAGGCCGAGGGATTTGAGCAAGGTCAGCAGCAAGGCTATCAAGAGGGGCTAGAAAAAGGGCGACTTACGGGGTTAGAGCAAGGGCACGAAGAGGGCTATGCTCAAGGAAAAGAGCAAGGTTATCAACAAGGATTACTTGATGCTCAGCAAAGTGTGAAGCAGTTTGAATTACTAATGCAACAATTGGTTGCCCCACTTGCACTTGTCGACACCGAAATAGAACAATCACTACTAAACCTAAGTATGACCTTAGCTAAAGCGGTTATTGGTCACGAGCTTAAAACTCATCCTGAACATATTTTGGCGGCGCTTCGTCAGGGCATCGATGCCCTGCCATTGAAAGAGCAGGGTGTGCATGTACGACTGCATCCTGATGATTTGCTGATTGTTGAACACTTGTATGATGCCCAGCAATTACAAAAAAATCGTTGGGAGTTGGAATCAGACCCTTCGATTAATCCTGGCGAATGTATCATCAACAATACTCGTAGTAGGGTTGATATGGGGTTAGAAACTCGAATCAAAGCGGTTTTTGAAAACTTAGTTCAAAGCGACAATCACCTCGAACAGCAAAAAATACAGCAGCAACAGGAGTTGGCGCAGCAGTCAAGCAAGGCTAAGCAAACAGAAGCGCTGGCATCCGAGTCCGATCCTGCTAATACCGATCCTATAGAGAACCCATCCCTTGCTGGCGATGAGCCTAGCGAAGATATGTCATCCGATGCCGAAGGTCCGCAAGATGCAGAGCCGACAACACCAACTGCTGAGTAA